Within the Vespa crabro chromosome 5, iyVesCrab1.2, whole genome shotgun sequence genome, the region ttactaagatatataaaaacaatatatttaatattttctttaggtATGTACTCATATCAAGATCGGATATCTACGCTGTTATATATACAACTCGGGGTATCGTATTGATGTTGATCGCCATATGGACCCTTAGTTTCTCCCTTTTGATACCACCTTTGATAGGTATATGGGGTACTCTTGGATTAGATCCAAAGACCTTCTCTTGTACGATTTTAAAGAAGAACGGTTCGAGTCCAAAAAAAGTACTCTTTGTTCTCGGCTTTATTGTACCCTGCGTTGTGATCAGCGTTTCTTATCTTTGTATTTACTGGCGCGTAAGAAAGAGCCGAAGGAACTTGGAAGCACATGCTACTGGAGGAAGACGAAAAGTTGGTGGATTTCAAAGGAGAGAAGATTCCAGAGTGACGAGACTTATGTTGATTATATTCTTGTGTTTTTTAACGTGTTTCATGCCATTGATGTTGGCAAATGTAATCGACGACAAAGTCAGAATTCCTATATTACATGTGATCGCTTCTATATTAGCTTGGGCATCCTCCGTTATAAATCCTTTTATATACGCTGGTACCAACAAATTGTATAGAGAAGCTTACAAGCAAATTTTATGTCCTGTTTCAAGCAAAATACCAACGACTGGCCCAAAACCAACGCACTCGCACTCAAGCAAAATCTCTTCCCCTCCATTGACGTGACTAATATCGTCAATTCCGATTGCACTCATttggattaattaatttctaatttttttgttcttttttttttttttttttttttttttaagttataattagaacgaacgaatttaattatttaaacaattgtaaAGATATTGGCGTTAGAAATAGATCGATATACTATAGTGTGTGATTTTGTGAACAGTTCCGTTTAAATggcgattatttttatatttgtattatcttAACATAGATTTGTACCATACAGATTTATTTTGTAAAGTATCAGCGCTTTccatatattatgaatatcgatcttgtatataatattataaaacaaaaatacattttttgttatttttacaatacatTTGGAATGTTCAAGTAGAgaattcgtatatataatatattatggtAATATAGTAATGGTATTATTTATCTAGCGAAATATGGACGGAAATTgtagttattaaagttatataaaaaaagaaaacatccgttaaaaaaaatacaaatataatatacattttaaaaacactgaatgaaattaaatattatctattctaGAGTATATAAATGGTAACTGCATATGGTGTATAAAAAGCTTAATTTACGAACAccttgtaaatataaatagtagATATGGTGCAA harbors:
- the LOC124424110 gene encoding protein trapped in endoderm-1, with product MANSSSINISFDDENGIEAFKHYSRSATTAAAICAIIFSIVGILGNLVTVIALLKYTRLRRHATTAFVISLSVSDLIFSAVNLPLTASRYLNEAWVLGDTLCQIFPLFFYGNVAVSLLSMVAITINRYVLISRSDIYAVIYTTRGIVLMLIAIWTLSFSLLIPPLIGIWGTLGLDPKTFSCTILKKNGSSPKKVLFVLGFIVPCVVISVSYLCIYWRVRKSRRNLEAHATGGRRKVGGFQRREDSRVTRLMLIIFLCFLTCFMPLMLANVIDDKVRIPILHVIASILAWASSVINPFIYAGTNKLYREAYKQILCPVSSKIPTTGPKPTHSHSSKISSPPLT